A section of the Pseudomonas flavescens genome encodes:
- a CDS encoding aminotransferase class V-fold PLP-dependent enzyme produces MNAIIDEFPQPDDLYYLNHAAVAPWPARTARAVERFARENITTGARDYPQWLETERRLRERLARLLNAPSRADIALLKNTSEALSFVAFGLDWRDGDQVIISTEEFPSNRIVWEALRPQGVEVVQVDLQDGDAESALLAACTPRTRLMAISAVQYASGLRLDLDRLGAGCRQRGVLLCVDAIQQLGAMSMDVQSSGCAFAMADGHKWLLGPEGLGVFYCRQDLREQLTLHEYGWHMLEHAGDYDRDDWQPARSARRFECGSPNMLGAMALEASLSLLEEVGMAHVEQAVHERVQWLLDGLRDIPGVQMRSIVEREKRAGILTFAMDGWDNRALHERLKREQIICAQRGGGIRLSPHFYTEPRIIEHTLKLLRQLASE; encoded by the coding sequence ATGAATGCCATCATCGACGAGTTTCCCCAACCGGACGATCTCTACTACCTGAACCACGCTGCGGTCGCCCCCTGGCCGGCACGCACCGCACGGGCCGTAGAACGCTTCGCCCGGGAGAACATCACCACCGGCGCCCGTGATTATCCGCAATGGCTGGAAACAGAACGGCGCCTGCGCGAGCGCCTGGCGCGCCTGCTCAACGCCCCCTCGCGAGCCGACATCGCGCTGCTCAAGAACACCTCGGAAGCCCTGTCGTTCGTGGCCTTCGGCCTGGACTGGCGCGACGGTGACCAGGTCATCATCAGCACCGAGGAGTTCCCATCCAACCGCATCGTCTGGGAAGCGCTGCGCCCGCAGGGCGTGGAAGTCGTCCAGGTCGACCTGCAGGACGGCGATGCCGAAAGCGCCCTGCTCGCCGCCTGTACACCGCGCACCCGCCTGATGGCCATCAGTGCGGTGCAATACGCCAGCGGTTTGCGCCTGGACCTCGATCGCCTGGGAGCCGGCTGCAGGCAGCGCGGCGTTCTGCTCTGCGTCGATGCCATCCAGCAGCTGGGTGCCATGAGCATGGATGTGCAAAGCAGTGGCTGCGCCTTTGCCATGGCCGACGGCCACAAGTGGTTGCTCGGCCCTGAAGGCCTGGGCGTGTTCTATTGCCGTCAGGACCTGCGCGAGCAGTTGACCCTGCACGAATACGGCTGGCACATGCTCGAGCACGCTGGCGACTACGACCGTGACGACTGGCAGCCGGCCCGCAGCGCCAGACGCTTCGAATGCGGCAGCCCCAACATGCTCGGCGCCATGGCGCTGGAAGCGAGCCTTTCGCTGCTCGAGGAGGTCGGCATGGCACACGTCGAGCAGGCGGTGCACGAGCGCGTGCAGTGGCTGCTCGACGGCCTGCGGGACATCCCGGGGGTGCAGATGCGCAGCATCGTCGAGCGCGAAAAGCGCGCCGGCATCCTGACTTTCGCCATGGATGGCTGGGACAATCGCGCGTTGCACGAACGTCTCAAGCGCGAACAGATCATCTGCGCTCAGCGCGGTGGGGGTATCCGCTTGTCGCCGCACTTCTACACCGAGCCGCGGATCATCGAGCACACCCTGAAGCTGCTGCGTCAGCTTGCCAGCGAATAA
- a CDS encoding TetR/AcrR family transcriptional regulator, producing MQKEPRKIREFRRREQEILDIALKLFLEQGEDSVTVEMIADAVGIGKGTIYKHFKSKAEIYLRLMLDYERDLNELLHSSDIDRDKEALSRAYFEFRMRDPQRYRLFDRLEEKVVKGNQVPELVEQLHSIRASNFERLTQLIKGRIAEGKLEDVPPYFHYCAAWALVHGAVALYHSPFWSNVLEDQEGFFQFLMDIGVRMGNKRKRDSETPPA from the coding sequence ATGCAGAAAGAACCCCGCAAGATCCGTGAGTTTCGCCGCCGCGAGCAGGAGATTCTCGACATCGCTCTGAAACTCTTCCTCGAGCAGGGCGAGGACAGCGTGACCGTGGAGATGATTGCCGACGCCGTGGGTATCGGCAAAGGCACCATCTACAAGCATTTCAAGTCGAAGGCGGAGATCTACCTGCGGCTGATGCTCGACTACGAGCGTGATCTGAACGAGTTGCTGCATTCGTCCGATATCGACCGTGACAAGGAAGCGCTGTCGCGGGCCTATTTCGAATTCCGCATGCGCGACCCGCAACGCTACCGGCTGTTCGATCGCCTGGAAGAGAAGGTGGTCAAGGGCAATCAGGTACCTGAGCTGGTGGAGCAGCTGCACAGCATCCGCGCCTCCAACTTCGAGCGCCTCACCCAGTTGATCAAGGGGCGCATCGCCGAGGGCAAGCTCGAAGACGTACCCCCGTACTTCCACTATTGCGCTGCCTGGGCACTGGTGCATGGGGCCGTGGCGCTCTATCACTCGCCGTTCTGGAGCAATGTGCTGGAAGATCAGGAAGGCTTCTTCCAGTTCCTGATGGATATCGGCGTGCGCATGGGCAACAAGCGCAAGCGCGACAGCGAGACGCCTCCCGCCTGA
- a CDS encoding DUF4823 domain-containing protein, producing the protein MRNLFALALLLSLAGCMNVSDMADGATYHLRDAGVLDHSKVRRSASWRLQGDSFIYIAQGHFAPSGKHAYPRPNVVAEEAFRGFVEYFPMVRRAKAPVGLDEALGEARAAGAHYLLYTRFAYADDRIGTMEEWEDQEAFDRLGTDRSVLQLMLIETNTRYLVDTARIHSRGGFLTFYDARPEDLIRAPLEDYARTLLGFSR; encoded by the coding sequence ATGCGTAATCTGTTCGCCCTGGCCCTATTGCTGAGCCTCGCTGGCTGCATGAATGTCAGCGACATGGCCGATGGCGCCACCTACCACCTGCGTGATGCGGGCGTGCTGGATCACAGCAAGGTGCGGCGCTCGGCGTCCTGGCGGCTGCAGGGTGACTCGTTCATCTACATCGCTCAGGGCCACTTCGCGCCAAGTGGCAAGCACGCCTATCCGCGGCCCAATGTGGTGGCCGAGGAAGCGTTCCGCGGTTTCGTCGAATACTTTCCCATGGTACGTCGCGCCAAGGCGCCTGTCGGCCTGGATGAGGCGCTGGGCGAAGCCCGCGCCGCCGGTGCCCACTATCTGCTCTACACCCGTTTCGCCTATGCCGATGACCGCATCGGCACCATGGAGGAGTGGGAAGATCAGGAGGCCTTCGATCGCCTCGGTACCGACCGCAGCGTGCTGCAGTTGATGCTGATCGAAACCAACACCCGCTATCTGGTGGACACCGCGCGAATTCACAGTCGTGGCGGATTCCTGACGTTCTACGACGCCAGGCCCGAAGACCTGATCCGGGCGCCGCTCGAGGATTATGCGCGTACACTGCTCGGATTCAGTCGTTGA